The genomic interval aaaaaaaaaaattcaatttattgGAGCAAAAGGAACAATGACATACAACATACATTTATTTGTTTTGATAATTTTCTTGCATCAATGATCCAACacttcaaacaaacaaatgatgATGAGATAATAGTGGAAATGCATTAACATGAAATGGGTTTGcagtagttttttttattattattattttggcaACAAATCTAGGGTTGAATAAATTGAGCCCACATTCCAGTTGAGGTCAGTTTTTTTTAATTGTTAGTCTTTGATCATAGAATTTTCTGATGCATTAATGTGGGATGAATATTGAtctatttcaatattttacaaaGAAATGTTTAATGCATTGAAACTTTTAACTGCTTATTCATTTTTCATGACATGTAGTTATGCTAGTTGTATATGGCTATAAGTCATGCTGCTTTGGTACATTGAAGTGCCAGTGGCTTATATTACTTGTGAGTACATTTTGTgtatttttctttcctctcttgtGATTCTTTCTTTGGATTTACTGCTTTTTTGCTGAGATTACTCAGCTTGAAGTTTCTTATTTTAGTTCCATTCAGATGAACAAATAAATGATATGGAGAATTAATATTTGTGATTATTATTTGACATGTCTCAAACTTATTAGAAAATTTACTTCTCCCAGGTGCATGATGATTATTCAACATCTGAAGGGCTTCAGTTGTTTACTTCCATTCCAACCCTCAATAATGCAGCTTCATATCTTGCACAAACAACAACATACTTTACAAGTTGCTTTGTTGGTTCTGCTGGTTAGTTTCATTGACATTTGAGTCACCTCTCAGCAATGCTTTCTCAACAAATACCCAAACTGATTTTTTGTTCATCAAATTTCATTAGTTACAGTGCACAAATGACTGATAGCTGATTGCTTTATTTTTCAGTCGGTTACATATGCCATTTTGTTGCCCTTTGTGCAGGTGATGTTGAGCTTGATGAAGCGCAGGAATTGATAACTCTTTCTCCTACACAAGAATACAGGTCATCTGGTGATGACAGCACTTCTTCATCCACAATCGAGGAAATGGGTGCAAGTTCATCTCAGGGAAGAAATGAACCATTGGTGTCAAGCCGCATTTTGCAAAATGGATCTTCAGTGTTCAAAGGGTATGATCACTTGAAAGACTAAGCAGCTTTCACTGTCTTCAGGTCATACAAATGCATCATTGATAAGGAAATTTagctgaaaataaaattttcatatatGTAGGAAATTTATTGTCACTGTAGTAGAGCCATTGTTTTTAAGTTTCATTCTCCATTGGTTTTGATGGTTGAGACCTTGATTGTCTAGGTATCATGGAATATGGTATTTAACCATTTCATGCGGCTGCCAGTGGTATTAGTCCTTGCTATTCTATGTCCAGCTAAGCGGCTGCTTTCATGTTTTCAACCCTATAGCCCAGGTCCCACCATGGGTTTCAAGGCTGACCTCTGAAGTAAACATGAAGAGTAtcttaggatgtcacttgataaaATAACAGGAAACATAAGAATAGTGCATTTCTCGCtacttttctttttatatatGGCAGTTTTGCAAAAGCATCATTTTGGAGGTTTGAGATGCAGGACTACATTTGAAATACAAACTAATGATCTGGCAGCCATGACGAGTTGCTTCTTAGCATCGTTATCTCTATTATATTATCTTTAAATTATGTGCATCTTCATTTCCGTCATTTTTTGCTTTGAACATTAAACCCAAAATTATACTGGTGTCAAGAAAAAATTAGGAGTCACATGCAACGTTTACAATTTTCTGTACATTACATGCGCAATCTGTATATGCAGCCTTATAGAACGGGCAAGGAAAACTGTTCGTGGTTCAGCAGATGACATAGGATGGCTACAACGAGCTATAGACATGCCTCCAGTTGAAGATGGAACTCGACGTTTTCGGGAGATACAAGAGAGTATAAGGTTGGTTAATCCAAGCTCCATCCATTGGGATTGGAGAACTAACCCAATATATTGTATCAGAACTTCTTTGCAAAATGTATATCTGAATCTTTTTATTATGTAATATCTTATGCCTGTCCTTGTTAGGAATAACGAGCACAAGTTGCCAAACTCTGTAGTTTACTTGTTGGTTCCAGGTATTACTTTGAAGGTGCAGAAACAATTATTGTTTGTTGTGTATTTATGTTTTAGTTTACCCTCTCATGAAGTATCATTCTGATAGGCCTTTTCAGCAACCATGGGCCCCTGTACTTTGTCAGTACAAAAACATACTTCTCGAAGATGGGGCTAACTTGCCACATAGCGAAGATTCACAGCGAGGTAATTGTCTGTGTACTGCTGGTTAAATTTTTTATCGAAGATTGTTTAATTATATCTGCTAGCAGGCTTCTGTTGAAAAAAATGCGAGAGAGATAAAGCAGTACATAGAAGAAATCTTCTGGGGCTCAAGAAAACGTGTGCTGCTTCTCGGGCACAGCAAGGGTGGAGTTGATGCCGCAgctgctttatctttgtactggTCTGAGTTGAAGGATAAGGTTGCTGGACTGGCCTTAGCTCAGAGTCCTTATGGAGGAAGCCCAATTGCTTCTGACATTCTGCGTGAAGGTCAGCTCGGAGACTATGTCAGTCTGCGGAAAATCACGGAAACTTTGATTTGCAAAATCCTCAAGGTGCTTAAACCATTATCATTCTTTGGCCTTTAatgagttcttcttttgttgtGACGCTAGATGCATCTTATGTTCCAGCTTACTTAGTCTTTTGGTGCATGCAGGGTGATTTACAGGCACTAGAAGATCTGACGTACGAGCGCAGGAGAGAGTTTTTAAGAAAAAACCCATTGCCGCAGGAACTTCCTCTCGTTTCCTTCCACACAGAAGCAGGAATCAAGCCTGGCGTCCTCGCTACATTTTCCCCAGTGGCGCATGCTGAGCTTCCTATCATCATGCCGCTCGCCGACGGCCAGCCCACGAAGCTTCCAGTGGTCATGCCGCTCGGAGCTGCCATGGCTGCCTGTGCTCAACTGTTGCAGGTGAGATACGGGGAGAAAAGCGACGGCCTTGTGACGAGAAGAGATGCTGAGGTTCCTGGTTCCGTTGTGGTTCGGCCGGACGAGAAGCTTGACCATGCATGGATGGTGTACTCGTCCTCCAAGAATGAACCTGTCGAAACCGATGCATCTAAAGTCTGCGAAGCCCTTCTAACACTGCTTGTGGAGGTTGCACATAAGAGAACGCATGACCTTACTAACAAAGATGAGTAAAGGTGACGGGCCACAATGGGCAAGAATCGTGCCTGCAAATTGTAAATCTGACCATGTCTTTGTAGTTTTTTACACACAATTTACCATacgtttcctttttctttccttctttctttttattttctttataatatAAAGTGACAAAAGTTAAGGTGataattttcattttaaaaaaatgattcggGTCTGTGGCTATTACTTGAAAAACGGATTCGGGTCTCAATTGCTTCCAACTAGAGTCCGACCTGACCCCGTAAACTCGCCTGGGAATTCTCAAACTTAGGAGGGCTTTTTGGTCGTAACGCTACCTTCGCCGCGTTATAAGCGCCCGTTAGGGTTTTTGAGCCTCACTGCCGGGTCTTCAGCCGCCTGCTCGTCGTCACAGGTGAGGAACCCGATCctgtttaaaaaaatttctttgccATTGTTTTTCGTCTTCGTTCTTGATCTTCACCTGTGTTTGTCTTAGCAGTTCATGATATTTGCCTTCTCTGGTTACTATAAGGTAGACGGAAGTGGATTGTCTGATTTCGTTTCCGGTTTTCTTTAAACTGGATAGATCTGAAACAATTTCATTTTGACTAGATTGTTAATATAGCCtcgatttttttactatttttttttcttttcaatctcTCATGCTTGAAATCATCGTATTTTATTTACATTCAAGTGTTGATTAGGCTTCTGACGACGGTTGGTAAGGAAGATGTCTCACCGGAAATTTGAGCACCCAAGGCATGGATCACTCGGATTTCTCCCTCGTAAGCGTGCATCTCGTCACCGTGGAAAAGGTAACAAGTAGAAACTGTCGTTTTGTTTATGTTTCCATCCATTGTAATTAAGTTATATTGGCAGTGTAATTTTTTTGTCTTCATATTACTCCATTGCTTGCTTTCAATAATTAGTGTTCGTATATTAAACTATTATAATTCTAATTCGATAGATTTATAATCCAAACCACATGGAGATTTGAACTAAATACGAGAGGAATAAATTGGTTTCAATTTTGCTCTTTTTTTTCTAAAGCTTTTGAAAATCTAGTCTAGTGTTTCAAACCATTTGTGCACTTAACATTCTGAAGCTAAGTCAACACTTTGACCTCAAATATCTATTCTATTCTTCTTATTGTATAAGCTTTTAGCAACAGAAGAAAAGAGAAATCAATTATATTTCACCTGgaaaatttggcaaatctagtaCAACGACAATTTTGAATGAACTTAGATGACGTATGTAACTTAACTCACATCTATTCTAGATTGTAAAGGAATT from Zingiber officinale cultivar Zhangliang chromosome 6B, Zo_v1.1, whole genome shotgun sequence carries:
- the LOC121992899 gene encoding uncharacterized protein LOC121992899 isoform X1 yields the protein MLVVYGYKSCCFGTLKCQWLILLVHDDYSTSEGLQLFTSIPTLNNAASYLAQTTTYFTSCFVGSAGDVELDEAQELITLSPTQEYRSSGDDSTSSSTIEEMGASSSQGRNEPLVSSRILQNGSSVFKGLIERARKTVRGSADDIGWLQRAIDMPPVEDGTRRFREIQESIRNNEHKLPNSVVYLLVPGLFSNHGPLYFVSTKTYFSKMGLTCHIAKIHSEASVEKNAREIKQYIEEIFWGSRKRVLLLGHSKGGVDAAAALSLYWSELKDKVAGLALAQSPYGGSPIASDILREGQLGDYVSLRKITETLICKILKGDLQALEDLTYERRREFLRKNPLPQELPLVSFHTEAGIKPGVLATFSPVAHAELPIIMPLADGQPTKLPVVMPLGAAMAACAQLLQVRYGEKSDGLVTRRDAEVPGSVVVRPDEKLDHAWMVYSSSKNEPVETDASKVCEALLTLLVEVAHKRTHDLTNKDE
- the LOC121992899 gene encoding uncharacterized protein LOC121992899 isoform X4, which translates into the protein MEGSSYGGRESTSTLMVHDDYSTSEGLQLFTSIPTLNNAASYLAQTTTYFTSCFVGSAGDVELDEAQELITLSPTQEYRSSGDDSTSSSTIEEMGASSSQGRNEPLVSSRILQNGSSVFKGLIERARKTVRGSADDIGWLQRAIDMPPVEDGTRRFREIQESIRNNEHKLPNSVVYLLVPGLFSNHGPLYFVSTKTYFSKMGLTCHIAKIHSEASVEKNAREIKQYIEEIFWGSRKRVLLLGHSKGGVDAAAALSLYWSELKDKVAGLALAQSPYGGSPIASDILREGQLGDYVSLRKITETLICKILKGDLQALEDLTYERRREFLRKNPLPQELPLVSFHTEAGIKPGVLATFSPVAHAELPIIMPLADGQPTKLPVVMPLGAAMAACAQLLQVRYGEKSDGLVTRRDAEVPGSVVVRPDEKLDHAWMVYSSSKNEPVETDASKVCEALLTLLVEVAHKRTHDLTNKDE
- the LOC121992899 gene encoding uncharacterized protein LOC121992899 isoform X2, with the translated sequence MYQSGIKWVHDDYSTSEGLQLFTSIPTLNNAASYLAQTTTYFTSCFVGSAGDVELDEAQELITLSPTQEYRSSGDDSTSSSTIEEMGASSSQGRNEPLVSSRILQNGSSVFKGLIERARKTVRGSADDIGWLQRAIDMPPVEDGTRRFREIQESIRNNEHKLPNSVVYLLVPGLFSNHGPLYFVSTKTYFSKMGLTCHIAKIHSEASVEKNAREIKQYIEEIFWGSRKRVLLLGHSKGGVDAAAALSLYWSELKDKVAGLALAQSPYGGSPIASDILREGQLGDYVSLRKITETLICKILKGDLQALEDLTYERRREFLRKNPLPQELPLVSFHTEAGIKPGVLATFSPVAHAELPIIMPLADGQPTKLPVVMPLGAAMAACAQLLQVRYGEKSDGLVTRRDAEVPGSVVVRPDEKLDHAWMVYSSSKNEPVETDASKVCEALLTLLVEVAHKRTHDLTNKDE
- the LOC121992899 gene encoding uncharacterized protein LOC121992899 isoform X3, which codes for MGASSSQGRNEPLVSSRILQNGSSVFKGLIERARKTVRGSADDIGWLQRAIDMPPVEDGTRRFREIQESIRNNEHKLPNSVVYLLVPGLFSNHGPLYFVSTKTYFSKMGLTCHIAKIHSEASVEKNAREIKQYIEEIFWGSRKRVLLLGHSKGGVDAAAALSLYWSELKDKVAGLALAQSPYGGSPIASDILREGQLGDYVSLRKITETLICKILKGDLQALEDLTYERRREFLRKNPLPQELPLVSFHTEAGIKPGVLATFSPVAHAELPIIMPLADGQPTKLPVVMPLGAAMAACAQLLQVRYGEKSDGLVTRRDAEVPGSVVVRPDEKLDHAWMVYSSSKNEPVETDASKVCEALLTLLVEVAHKRTHDLTNKDE